The sequence CGGGCCACGTGAACGCGGCGCTGGCCTCGTACGCGGAGCTGAACTGCGACGGCAAGGCCCCCGCCCGCTACACCGGGACCAAGGTGGGCTTCAGCTCGCTGTGCGTCGGCAAGGAGCGCACCTACGAGTTCATCGACGAGGTGCTCGGTGAGCTCGCGGAGCTGACGCCGGGCCGCTACCTCCACATCGGCGGGGACGAGGCCCACTCGACCCCGGCGGCGGACTACGCGGCCTTCATGGACCGGGCGCAGGCGGTGGTGGGCCGGCACGGCAAGAAGGTGATGGCCTGGCACCAGCTGGCGGCGGCCCGCCCGGCCGAGGACGCCGTGCTCCAGTACTGGGGCCACGACAAGACCCCGGCGGCGGAGAAGGCCGCGGTGGTGGCGGCGGCGAAGTCCGGCCACCCGGTGGTCCTGTCGCCCGCGGACCGGCTGTACCTGGACATGAAGTACGACGCGCAGACCCAGCCGGGCCTGGCGTGGGCGGGTTACGTCCCGGTGCAGCGGTCCTACTCCTGGGACCCGGGCTCCTATCTGGCCGGGGTTCCGGAGTCGGCGGTGCTGGGCGTCGAGGCCCCGCTGTGGACGGAGACCGTCGCGACCCGCGGGGACCTGGAGTTCATGGCCTTCCCGAGGGTCCTCGGCCTGGCCGAACTGGGCTGGTCCCCGGCCGGGTCGCTGGGCTGGGAGGCGTACCGCGAGCGCCTGGCAGCCCAGGCGCCCCGCCTGGACGCCCAGGACATCACCTACTACCGGGCTCCGGACGTGCCGTGGTCGTAGGTCGTGTCCCGCTGATCGGGCCCTGTCCCGCACGCCGTCACAGCTCGGAGGTCGGCTCCTCGCTGGGCGCCTGCCCCGAGTAGGCCTCGGCGAGGAGCTGTTCCTCGCTCGACCCGAGCCGCCAGTAGCCGGTGAAGCGCACGGCCCGCCGGTCGACGCCGCATACCTGTACGAGGTGGCGGCGCACCGCCCGCACGGTCCCGGCCTCGCCCGCGAGCCAGATGTACGGGGTCTCGGAGGCGGGGCCGCCGGTGTCCGCGTCGGCCGTGCGCAGCGCGTCCAGCACCCGCTCGGTCCGCTCCGGGCCCGTGTCCTCGCGCACGATCCACGTGATGTCGGCGTCGGCGGGGGCGGCCAGGGCGAGCCGGTCGTCCGGGTGCGGCACCTCGAACCAGGCCCGGACCCGGGCGCCGGCGGCCAGCCGGCCGAGGATCGCGGCCGCGGCGGGCAGGGCGGTCTCGTCCGCGTACATCCAGATCTCGTCGGCGTCGGCCGGCGGCTGGAACCGTACGGACTTGTTCCGCGCGACGGCCGGTCCGATCGCCATGATCCGGCGGCCGGTGAGCGCCCGCCCGGCCCAGCGGGAGGCGGGGTCGGCGGACCCGTGCAGGACGAAGTCGATGTCGACCTCGTCCACCCCCTCGGGCGTACGGCGCTGCTCGCGCACGGTGTAGGAGCGCATCACCGGACGCTCTTCCTCCGGCATCCCGCGCCAGGCGGCGAACCAGGTGTCCTCGCCGGTGGAGGGGAGCACGGTGTGTTCCTGGTGTGCGGGCGGCAGGAAGAGCGAGAGGCTCTGGTCGTAGCCGCCCGAGCGGAAGTCCGCGAGGGACTCGCCGCCGAACGTGACCCGCAGGAACGAGTGGCCGAGGCGGCGGGTGCGGAGCACTTCGAGCGCGAAGAACCGGAAGTGCGGCGCGGCCGGGACGTCTGACGCGGTGGCGGTCATGCGGAGGGTCCCCCCTGGGATGCGGTCGGTCGGTCCGGCGCGGTCGGGCGCGGCGGTCAGCTGACCTTCTTGGCGTTCTGG comes from Streptomyces sp. NBC_01408 and encodes:
- a CDS encoding siderophore-interacting protein, encoding MTATASDVPAAPHFRFFALEVLRTRRLGHSFLRVTFGGESLADFRSGGYDQSLSLFLPPAHQEHTVLPSTGEDTWFAAWRGMPEEERPVMRSYTVREQRRTPEGVDEVDIDFVLHGSADPASRWAGRALTGRRIMAIGPAVARNKSVRFQPPADADEIWMYADETALPAAAAILGRLAAGARVRAWFEVPHPDDRLALAAPADADITWIVREDTGPERTERVLDALRTADADTGGPASETPYIWLAGEAGTVRAVRRHLVQVCGVDRRAVRFTGYWRLGSSEEQLLAEAYSGQAPSEEPTSEL